The Deltaproteobacteria bacterium genome includes a window with the following:
- a CDS encoding acyl-CoA/acyl-ACP dehydrogenase, translated as MPYLDMNLDLSWEDKEVKATAHKFAREVMRPIAKEVDRLSAEDAVARSSPTWEFLRQAYAMGYHKAMFPPELGGGGFTPLQGHLLNEEIIWGSLGLSGIILLASWPFFKILQSGDPGLIEEFVEPYCRTSVPDITACWAVTEPDRGSDTINVGEPFFSVPGARMNVQARLDGNEWVLNGQKSAWVTCGPIATHCMLNATVDSTKGLAGGGVFILPLDLPGVSRGKALEKVGQRDLPQGELFFSDVRVPKRYMFVGPENYTVWLANNLAFGNAAMTLFAIGLARAAFDEAFRYTKERVQGGKVLIDHYLTKVRIARMFGKVEAIRATSRAVWNLALNVHPPYPEYSYAAKVTCTEMAREVIDEAVQLHGANGLTKEYPVEKFWRDSRALTIEDGESNTLLAMAGYFLKDTYPRAGKP; from the coding sequence ATGCCCTACCTCGACATGAACCTCGATCTGTCGTGGGAAGACAAAGAGGTCAAGGCGACCGCCCATAAATTCGCCAGGGAGGTGATGCGGCCGATCGCAAAGGAGGTCGATCGGTTGAGCGCCGAGGACGCCGTGGCCAGGAGTTCCCCCACGTGGGAATTCCTGCGGCAGGCGTACGCGATGGGGTACCACAAGGCGATGTTCCCGCCGGAACTCGGAGGGGGGGGGTTCACACCGCTGCAAGGACACCTGCTGAACGAGGAGATCATCTGGGGAAGCCTGGGGCTTTCGGGAATCATCCTGCTGGCTTCGTGGCCGTTCTTCAAGATCCTGCAGTCCGGGGACCCGGGGCTCATCGAGGAGTTCGTGGAGCCGTACTGCAGGACCAGCGTCCCGGACATCACCGCCTGCTGGGCCGTCACCGAACCGGACCGAGGCTCCGACACGATCAACGTGGGCGAGCCGTTCTTTTCCGTCCCCGGTGCGAGGATGAACGTCCAGGCCCGGCTGGACGGGAACGAATGGGTGCTCAACGGGCAGAAGTCCGCCTGGGTGACATGCGGTCCCATCGCGACGCACTGCATGCTCAACGCCACGGTCGATTCGACGAAAGGCCTGGCGGGAGGCGGGGTCTTCATTCTCCCGCTGGATCTCCCCGGAGTATCCCGGGGGAAAGCGCTCGAGAAGGTGGGGCAGCGGGATCTTCCCCAGGGAGAGCTGTTCTTCAGCGACGTGCGGGTCCCGAAGCGGTACATGTTCGTGGGGCCCGAGAATTACACCGTCTGGCTCGCGAACAACCTCGCGTTCGGCAACGCCGCCATGACGCTGTTCGCCATCGGGTTGGCGCGGGCGGCGTTCGACGAGGCGTTCCGGTACACGAAGGAAAGGGTCCAGGGCGGGAAGGTCCTGATCGACCATTACCTCACGAAAGTGCGGATCGCCCGGATGTTCGGTAAGGTCGAGGCGATCCGCGCGACCAGCCGCGCTGTCTGGAACCTGGCGCTGAACGTCCACCCGCCGTACCCCGAATATTCATACGCCGCCAAGGTCACGTGCACGGAAATGGCGCGGGAAGTCATCGACGAGGCGGTCCAGCTGCACGGGGCGAACGGGCTGACCAAGGAGTACCCGGTCGAGAAGTTCTGGAGGGATTCCCGGGCGCTGACGATCGAGGACGGGGAGAGCAACACCCTGTTGGCGATGGCGGGTTATTTCCTGAAGGACACCTACCCCAGGGCGGGCAAACCGTGA
- a CDS encoding phenylacetate--CoA ligase family protein translates to MEMESILNTPEMAAIQLEKLKKLIARLHEGKPFWRERMEKAGVRPGNIRTLRDFGRSVPVFDKAQRRKLTEECGMDMARVVDCLIGVPAEKLSLMAATSGTTGEPTPYPMTQHDIEWLSENIARMHWRIGVRPGDRIVHAFGLSMWLAGVPYAQFSQRSGACVFPVGAEGGTERILKFASLFKANVLACTPSLAEHLITKAPEALGFEVGKLGIKRLFCGGEPGAGIPEVRSNLESAYGARLSDHGAGFGISCDHPEYQGMHHVADDTVLCELVDPETYEPVRFEDGAKGLPVFTTLEGEGFLWFRETIGDVCQVFTAPCPCGATGFRYRIVGRVDDMLKVKGIIVYPAAIDGVIAGFMPRVTGEFRIVLSEPPPRVVPPLKLKVEAGKDVPAADLPGLAREIGERMKSRLKITPGIEWVGPGTLTRSMNKTRFIEKEYEKN, encoded by the coding sequence ATGGAGATGGAATCCATCCTCAACACCCCGGAGATGGCGGCGATCCAGCTCGAGAAGCTCAAGAAGCTGATCGCCAGGCTCCACGAGGGGAAGCCGTTCTGGCGTGAGAGAATGGAGAAGGCGGGGGTCCGGCCGGGGAATATCCGGACGCTCCGGGATTTCGGGAGGAGCGTCCCGGTCTTCGACAAGGCCCAGCGGAGGAAATTGACCGAAGAGTGCGGCATGGACATGGCCCGCGTCGTGGACTGCCTGATCGGCGTCCCCGCGGAAAAGCTGTCCCTGATGGCCGCGACCTCGGGAACCACCGGCGAACCGACCCCGTACCCCATGACGCAACACGACATCGAATGGCTGTCGGAGAACATCGCCCGGATGCACTGGCGGATCGGGGTCCGCCCCGGCGACCGGATCGTCCACGCGTTCGGGCTGAGCATGTGGCTGGCGGGGGTCCCGTACGCCCAGTTCTCCCAGAGAAGCGGGGCGTGCGTGTTTCCCGTAGGCGCCGAGGGCGGAACGGAAAGGATATTGAAGTTCGCAAGCCTCTTCAAGGCGAACGTCCTCGCCTGCACGCCCTCCCTGGCCGAGCACCTGATCACGAAGGCGCCGGAGGCCCTGGGTTTCGAAGTGGGGAAACTGGGGATCAAGAGGCTCTTCTGCGGGGGGGAACCGGGAGCGGGAATTCCGGAGGTGCGCAGCAACCTGGAGAGCGCCTACGGGGCGAGGCTGTCGGACCACGGAGCCGGGTTCGGCATATCGTGCGACCATCCCGAGTACCAGGGGATGCACCACGTGGCCGACGACACGGTCCTCTGCGAGCTGGTCGATCCCGAGACCTACGAGCCCGTACGGTTCGAGGACGGGGCGAAGGGGCTGCCGGTCTTCACGACCCTGGAAGGGGAAGGGTTCCTCTGGTTCCGCGAGACGATCGGGGACGTCTGCCAGGTGTTCACCGCCCCGTGCCCGTGCGGAGCTACCGGATTCCGGTACAGGATCGTCGGCCGAGTCGACGACATGCTGAAGGTGAAGGGGATCATCGTGTACCCCGCGGCGATCGACGGCGTGATCGCGGGGTTCATGCCCCGGGTGACGGGAGAGTTCCGGATCGTCCTCTCGGAGCCTCCTCCCCGCGTGGTCCCGCCGCTGAAGCTGAAGGTGGAGGCGGGGAAGGACGTCCCGGCGGCCGACCTTCCCGGCCTGGCGCGGGAGATCGGGGAGAGGATGAAGAGCCGGCTGAAGATCACCCCGGGCATCGAGTGGGTGGGCCCCGGGACGCTCACGCGGTCCATGAACAAGACGCGGTTCATCGAAAAGGAGTACGAGAAGAATTGA
- a CDS encoding OB-fold domain-containing protein, which produces MEAPPGMDGRKFIEDGWFRDFGRGMALAGGRCPACGRIYFPAKTVCPGCFGADQQSVPLSGKGTLHTYARSCMGPSGIETPYYIGFIDLPEGIRLFSLLAECEPWEEVLSVGMEMEMVIGPIRRDEEGAEIVSYMFRPSRVTPS; this is translated from the coding sequence GTGGAGGCGCCACCCGGCATGGACGGCAGGAAATTCATCGAGGATGGATGGTTCCGCGATTTCGGCCGCGGAATGGCGTTGGCCGGCGGCCGTTGCCCCGCCTGCGGACGGATCTATTTCCCCGCGAAAACGGTTTGTCCCGGCTGCTTCGGTGCGGACCAGCAGAGCGTGCCGTTGAGCGGCAAGGGGACGCTTCACACGTACGCCCGGTCCTGCATGGGACCCTCCGGGATCGAGACGCCGTACTACATCGGCTTCATCGATCTCCCCGAGGGGATCAGACTCTTCTCGCTCCTGGCGGAATGCGAACCGTGGGAAGAGGTCCTCTCCGTCGGGATGGAGATGGAAATGGTGATCGGGCCGATCCGACGCGACGAGGAGGGCGCGGAAATCGTCAGCTACATGTTCAGGCCATCCCGGGTCACGCCCTCATGA
- a CDS encoding AMP-binding protein: MPSAVSRILREKAESIGDSPFLRFGEGVVTFGWMDERSNRAANLLREIGVRRGDKVCLMTANRPEFVELWFGIAKLGAIMVPLEPSLEPDSVSYVASHSDATVFAVEGSACPSIEDRLRKSPQIRKKLWIGEAGASPPGFLDYRETVGAFSAAARFPATDPSDVMSIVYTPGTSGLPKGAMLSQRNYLHSGRVWSENVVRPGENDVFYTALPLARIQTQTLMVVGALIGGRPIVLADGFDARTFFNEIRRSGATVFDYAGSMIDRLLALEPSPEDASNPARLAFGGAISGFVRRAFENRFAVEVAEGFHLVECGGMCIANSGERAKEGAIGRPLPSYEVKIVDEFGEELPTGLSGEIVLRPRVREATFPGYYREHDRTAEYMPNGWFHTGDRGYVDTEGDFYFLDRKADCIRHGGEMFPCVDIERVVNSHPEVLESAATGVLAELDDEIVRLFLVLRPGGTLSGEAVIAWCKERMPPHLVPRFVEIVPGLPKTVAGSIRRFELRKRPVPEQRVPPL, encoded by the coding sequence GTGCCGTCTGCGGTCTCCCGGATTCTCCGGGAAAAAGCGGAATCGATCGGCGATTCGCCCTTCCTGCGGTTCGGGGAGGGGGTCGTCACCTTCGGATGGATGGACGAGCGGAGCAACCGGGCCGCCAACCTGTTGCGGGAGATCGGGGTCCGGCGGGGGGACAAGGTCTGCCTGATGACCGCGAACCGGCCCGAATTCGTCGAGCTTTGGTTCGGGATCGCGAAGCTGGGCGCCATCATGGTGCCGTTGGAGCCCTCCCTGGAACCGGATTCCGTGTCCTACGTCGCGAGCCACTCCGACGCAACGGTGTTCGCGGTGGAGGGTTCCGCCTGTCCCTCGATCGAGGATCGGCTCCGGAAATCGCCGCAGATACGGAAAAAGCTGTGGATCGGAGAAGCGGGAGCCTCCCCCCCGGGTTTCCTGGATTACCGGGAGACGGTGGGGGCGTTCTCCGCGGCGGCCCGGTTCCCGGCGACGGATCCTTCCGACGTCATGTCGATCGTCTACACGCCCGGCACCTCCGGGCTCCCCAAGGGCGCGATGCTTTCCCAGCGCAACTACCTGCATTCCGGAAGGGTCTGGTCGGAGAACGTGGTGCGTCCGGGGGAAAACGACGTATTCTACACGGCCCTTCCCCTCGCCAGGATCCAGACCCAGACGCTCATGGTCGTGGGAGCCTTGATCGGCGGACGCCCGATCGTGCTCGCGGACGGTTTCGACGCCCGGACGTTTTTCAACGAAATCCGGCGCAGCGGAGCGACCGTGTTCGACTACGCGGGTTCGATGATCGACCGCCTGCTCGCGCTGGAACCGTCGCCGGAGGACGCGTCGAATCCCGCGCGCCTCGCTTTCGGGGGCGCGATCTCCGGATTCGTGCGAAGGGCGTTCGAGAACCGGTTCGCCGTCGAAGTGGCGGAGGGATTCCACCTGGTCGAGTGCGGAGGGATGTGCATCGCCAATTCCGGGGAACGGGCGAAGGAGGGGGCGATCGGAAGGCCGCTGCCGTCCTACGAGGTGAAGATCGTAGACGAATTCGGGGAGGAGCTGCCGACGGGGCTTTCCGGGGAGATCGTGCTGCGTCCCCGGGTCCGGGAGGCGACCTTCCCGGGGTATTACCGGGAGCACGACCGGACGGCGGAGTACATGCCCAACGGCTGGTTCCACACCGGCGACCGGGGGTACGTGGATACGGAAGGCGATTTCTACTTCCTCGACCGGAAGGCGGATTGCATACGGCACGGAGGGGAGATGTTTCCCTGCGTCGACATCGAGAGGGTGGTCAACTCCCACCCCGAGGTGCTGGAATCGGCGGCGACCGGCGTCCTCGCGGAGCTGGACGACGAGATCGTCCGGCTGTTCCTCGTTCTCCGCCCCGGCGGGACCCTCTCCGGGGAAGCGGTCATCGCGTGGTGCAAGGAAAGGATGCCGCCGCACCTGGTGCCCCGGTTCGTCGAAATCGTCCCCGGGCTCCCGAAAACCGTGGCGGGGAGCATCCGGCGGTTCGAACTCCGCAAGCGTCCCGTTCCGGAGCAGCGGGTCCCCCCCCTTTGA
- a CDS encoding glucose 1-dehydrogenase has protein sequence MTEECVSFRLDGKAALVTGASRGIGACCAKTLALAGAKVFATDVLEKEGREVVEGIRRAGGDAEFGLLDVAGEKSWEAGVKSILERFGGFDILVNNAGVEIVRPILETRLEEWRALHSVNLDGVFLGMKAAVRAMMPGGAAGRGGSIINLSSIAGLIGFPFLSAYCSSKGGVRNLSKAVAVECAKSGYGIRVNSVHPGFIGTTQMAERFFASVAAHFFDGDREKAIEYCRGLTPAGHIGNPLDIAAAVLFLSSDASGFITGTELTVDGGFTAV, from the coding sequence ATGACGGAGGAATGCGTTTCGTTTCGACTGGACGGGAAGGCCGCCCTGGTGACGGGCGCGTCCCGCGGGATCGGAGCGTGCTGCGCAAAGACGCTGGCGCTGGCCGGCGCCAAGGTGTTCGCCACGGACGTGCTCGAAAAGGAAGGACGGGAGGTGGTCGAGGGGATCCGCCGGGCGGGAGGCGACGCCGAGTTCGGATTGCTGGATGTCGCCGGCGAGAAGAGCTGGGAGGCCGGAGTAAAGTCGATCCTGGAACGGTTCGGCGGGTTCGACATCCTGGTGAACAACGCCGGGGTCGAGATCGTGCGGCCGATCCTGGAGACCCGCCTCGAGGAGTGGCGCGCCCTGCACTCCGTGAACCTGGACGGGGTCTTTCTCGGGATGAAGGCCGCCGTCCGGGCCATGATGCCGGGGGGAGCCGCCGGAAGAGGCGGATCCATCATCAACCTGTCGTCGATCGCCGGCCTGATCGGATTCCCGTTCCTGTCCGCGTACTGCTCCTCCAAGGGAGGGGTGCGGAACCTCTCCAAAGCCGTCGCCGTCGAGTGTGCGAAGTCGGGATACGGCATCCGCGTGAACTCCGTCCACCCCGGGTTCATCGGGACGACGCAGATGGCCGAACGGTTCTTCGCCTCGGTGGCGGCGCACTTCTTCGACGGCGACCGGGAGAAGGCGATCGAGTACTGCAGGGGGCTCACCCCGGCGGGCCACATCGGAAATCCCCTCGACATCGCGGCGGCCGTGCTGTTCCTTTCCTCCGACGCGTCCGGTTTCATCACCGGCACCGAACTCACCGTGGACGGGGGTTTCACGGCGGTATGA
- a CDS encoding thiolase family protein: MREVAIVGIGGTRFGKYGDRSIRVIGEESCIQAIRDAGMKPRDIQQAYVGNLAQWEWGQGLLVGHSVLREIGITRIPVTRVENGCATGSNAFHEAWYRVATGACDVALAFGVEQMTVAGSEKILNVFTGRQHAERDGDMGNTAPGLFALMARRHMEEFGTTREQIAMVAVKNREYGSRNPDAQLTRPVTLAEVLGERMICDPLTLPQCCPRGDGSAAAILVAAEIAGRYSSCPVSVAASVQVSGSYSDEGSYTGFDTDVRAAAAAYRMAGLGPEDIDLAEVHDCFSVAEIVHYEDLGFCRKGEGGRFVEEGHSGPGGRIPVNTSGGLLSKGHVIGATGISQIVELVRQLRGQAGDRQVEGARVALQHNGGGFIHTDTATCFIHILRN; encoded by the coding sequence ATGAGGGAGGTGGCGATCGTCGGCATCGGGGGAACGCGGTTCGGGAAATACGGCGACCGGTCGATCCGCGTTATCGGCGAGGAATCGTGCATTCAGGCGATCCGGGACGCCGGGATGAAGCCCCGCGACATCCAGCAGGCCTACGTCGGGAACCTGGCGCAGTGGGAGTGGGGGCAGGGGCTCCTGGTGGGCCACTCCGTGCTTCGGGAGATCGGCATCACGCGGATACCCGTCACGCGGGTGGAGAACGGATGCGCCACGGGATCCAACGCCTTTCACGAGGCATGGTACAGGGTCGCGACGGGCGCCTGCGACGTGGCGTTGGCGTTCGGGGTGGAGCAGATGACGGTGGCCGGTTCGGAAAAGATCCTGAACGTGTTCACCGGGCGGCAGCACGCGGAACGGGACGGCGACATGGGCAACACCGCCCCGGGGTTGTTCGCCCTCATGGCCCGGCGGCACATGGAGGAGTTCGGGACCACGCGGGAGCAGATCGCCATGGTGGCGGTCAAGAACCGGGAATACGGTTCGCGGAACCCGGACGCCCAGCTGACGCGCCCCGTGACGCTTGCGGAGGTTCTGGGGGAACGGATGATCTGCGATCCGCTGACGCTGCCCCAATGCTGTCCGCGCGGGGACGGCTCGGCCGCCGCGATCCTCGTCGCCGCGGAGATCGCCGGAAGATACTCCTCTTGTCCCGTGTCCGTGGCCGCATCGGTCCAGGTTTCCGGATCCTACTCCGACGAGGGGAGCTACACCGGCTTCGATACGGACGTGCGGGCCGCCGCCGCCGCGTACCGGATGGCGGGCCTCGGGCCGGAAGACATCGACCTGGCGGAAGTCCACGACTGCTTTAGCGTGGCGGAAATCGTCCACTACGAGGACCTCGGTTTCTGCCGCAAGGGGGAAGGGGGGCGATTCGTCGAGGAGGGGCACTCCGGACCCGGCGGAAGGATCCCCGTGAATACGAGCGGGGGGCTTCTCTCCAAGGGGCACGTGATCGGCGCGACCGGGATCTCGCAGATCGTGGAGCTCGTCCGCCAGCTCCGCGGGCAGGCGGGCGACCGGCAGGTCGAAGGCGCGAGGGTGGCCCTGCAGCACAACGGCGGAGGGTTCATCCACACGGACACCGCCACATGCTTCATCCACATCCTCAGAAATTGA
- a CDS encoding DUF1329 domain-containing protein → MKRFLRVLTAFIVGSVFIGSLSTAYSAESTREKSYLGGEVKFRIDKSNVEQYKDKLALGVYQLVKEWGYVVPVYDTVHDYTFPKEYVEATEKYKGTARINKQGGLENYTAGLPFPDPKTGAEVMWNYEYKYSGDDFFWTTYDIDAISSTGKQKKLLGYYRRLAYQGRVKQAPMPSIANPDGVAVKEIQGISYPEDLAGLALLTARYQSATKGDDGWMYIPTIRRVRRISVAQRGDTFGGTDFTWDDYRGFSGKVSDYNWTLLGKKEMYVAYHPLSNNPKYAGKIPAPDDLRYELKEVYIVDGVNKDKDYVYGKRRIYVDADSFAVCSNDLWDRRGQLWKYNEAGLTVKKNDHVMFNYYQNMFDLIAKRGSMAYNAVLKTNIGQKESDFTTTKLQTQSR, encoded by the coding sequence ATGAAAAGGTTCTTGCGTGTCCTTACTGCCTTCATCGTCGGATCGGTGTTCATCGGGTCGCTCTCCACGGCGTACTCCGCGGAATCGACCCGGGAGAAAAGCTATCTCGGCGGAGAGGTGAAGTTCCGGATCGATAAATCGAACGTGGAACAGTACAAGGACAAGCTGGCCCTCGGGGTCTACCAGCTGGTGAAGGAGTGGGGATACGTCGTTCCCGTGTACGACACCGTACACGATTACACGTTCCCGAAGGAGTACGTCGAGGCCACGGAAAAGTACAAGGGGACGGCCCGGATCAACAAGCAGGGCGGACTCGAGAACTACACGGCGGGCCTGCCTTTCCCGGATCCGAAGACCGGGGCCGAGGTGATGTGGAACTACGAGTACAAGTATTCCGGGGACGATTTCTTCTGGACCACGTACGACATCGACGCGATCAGTTCCACCGGGAAGCAGAAGAAGCTCCTCGGGTACTACCGGCGCCTCGCATACCAGGGGCGCGTGAAGCAGGCGCCGATGCCGTCGATAGCGAATCCCGACGGCGTGGCGGTGAAGGAGATCCAGGGGATCTCGTATCCCGAGGACCTTGCCGGGTTGGCCCTGCTCACCGCCCGGTACCAGAGCGCCACCAAGGGGGACGACGGGTGGATGTACATCCCGACCATCCGCAGGGTCCGCCGCATCTCCGTGGCGCAGCGCGGAGACACGTTCGGCGGCACGGACTTCACGTGGGACGACTACCGCGGATTCTCGGGAAAGGTCTCCGATTACAACTGGACCCTGCTCGGGAAGAAGGAGATGTACGTGGCGTACCATCCCCTCTCCAACAATCCGAAGTATGCGGGGAAGATCCCGGCTCCCGACGATCTGCGGTACGAACTGAAGGAAGTCTACATCGTCGACGGCGTGAACAAGGACAAGGATTACGTGTACGGGAAGCGGCGGATCTACGTGGACGCGGACAGCTTCGCGGTGTGCTCGAACGACCTCTGGGACCGCAGGGGGCAGCTCTGGAAGTACAACGAGGCGGGGCTGACGGTGAAGAAGAACGACCACGTGATGTTCAACTACTACCAGAACATGTTCGACCTGATCGCCAAGCGCGGATCCATGGCGTACAACGCCGTGCTGAAGACGAACATCGGCCAGAAGGAAAGCGACTTCACGACGACGAAACTGCAGACCCAGTCGAGGTAG